CGATGGCAACGTCACGTGCACCTGTGCCCGCAACCGTCGCCTGGAACCCGTTCGCCATGGCGAGGAAGGCCAGAAGGACGGCCACGACGATGGCGACCGCGAAAACGGTTGCTGCCGACATCCACGCCCGCTGCGGCAGGCTTTTCACATTCATCGCCACAACGGCGTTGATCTGGGAGATAAGCGATCCCATAGCGTCCTCCTATTGCCGGCTCATGGCGGTGATGATGTTCAGGCGGTGGGCCGAAAGGGCCGGTACGATCCCGGTGAGGAAACCAAGCCCCACCATGATCGCCAGCGCCGTCAGCGCCACGTCAGGCGTCAGCACCAGTGTCGGCAGGATGCCCGCGAGGGCCGCTTTCATGCCGCCCACGATAAGCCATGCCGCGCCGATCCCCAGAAGCCCACCGATGAGCGACAGAAGAAGCGATTCCCCGAGCACCAGCTTGAAGATGCGGGCAGCCGGGAAGCCGAGCGTTTTCATCACGGCGATTTCGCCGGTACGCTCGCGGATCGCCAGCACCATCGTGTTGCCGACGATCAGGAGGATCGTGAAGAAGGCGGCACCGACGACGGAGGTGACGATCATCGCGATATTGCCGATCTGCGCGATGAAGGCCTTGTTGAAGGCTTTCTCGCTGTCGGTCGAGGTTTCGAAGAAGCTGTTGGCGAACATGGTGTCGATCGTGTTCGCCACCTTGTCATTGAGCGCCGGATCGGTGGTGCGCAGGATCAGCCAGCCGGCATAATCCTTCCCGAAACTGCGGCTTTCATCGAAATATTTATAGTGGAAATAGACCGAGTTCGTGTCGAACTGCTCGGTCGAGCCCGTATAGATGCCCTCCACATCAAAATCCCACGCCGTACCACCGGTTTTCTGGGAGAAGATGTTGGAGTTCATCGGGATGCGGTCGCCCACTTTCCAGCCGAACTTGACAGCGATTGCCTGACCGGCGATCAGACCCTGGCGGTTTGCCATGAAGGCCTTCTTCTGGTCTTCCGGCAGGACGATTTCAGGATAAACGTCCAGAAGCGTTTCGGCGTCACAGGCCATGGCCGCGATGAAATTCTTCGGGTCCTGATAATAGCCGCCGAACCAGTTGCACCAGGTGAGGACATCCACGCCTTCGATGGCGCGGGCCTTGTTCACATAGGCGATGGGCAGGGGCTGGGTGAAGTTGATCTTGTTCACCACCACCATGCGGTCATCGGCCGAAAGCTCGATCCCCGAATTGAAGGCCTTGTTGAAGCTCGACAGCACGCCGAAAATCAGGAAGGCCACAAAGATGGCAAACAGGGTGAGGCTGAGCCGCAGCTTGCGCCGCGTCAGATTTTTGAAAATCAGGTAAAGGTCGCTCATGCCATCAGTTCCTCTTTGACGAACTGACCCTTGTCGAGATGCAGGGTTTTCTTGGCATACTTGGCGGCTTCGGGGTCGTGCGTGACCATCACGATGGTCTTGCCGAACTCGCGGTTCAGAAGCTGCAGCATCTTCAGGATCTCGTCGGCGGTGGCGCGGTCAAGGTCACCGGTCGGCTCATCGCAGAGCATCAGTTTCGGGTCCGAAACAATTGCACGGGCGATGGCGACACGCTGTTGCTGGCCGCCTGACATTTCCTTCGGCAGGTGGCCGGCGCGGTCGTCAAGGCCAACAAGCTTGAGGGCTGCTTCAACGCTTGCCTTGCGGCGCGACCGGCCAAGGCCCGTCAGCAGCAGCGGCAGTTCCACATTCTTGGCCGCGCTCAGCATCGGCATCAGGTTATAGAACTGGAAAATGAAGCCCACATTGGCGGCGCGCCACGCAGCAAGGCCGTTTTCGCTGAGGTTATCGATGCGCTTGCCATCGAAATGGATTTCGCCGCTCGTTGGCTGGTCAACACCGCCCAGAAGGTTCAGCAGCGTCGTCTTGCCCGAGCCCGACGGCCCCATGATGGCAATGAAGTCGCCCGACTTGATGGTCATGTCGAGCCCTTCGAAGATCGAAATCGTCTCTTTTGCCTTCACGAAGCTTTTGCTGACCTTTTTCAGTTCGAAAAGGTTGTCCGTCATTATATTAGCCCCTCTTGCTGTCGATTTTGGATTGTTCAGGCTTTCAGGAACGCCACTTTTACCCCCATTTCGGGAAGGATGCGGGCGTCTTCGGTATCGATCCCGATGCGCACCCGAACGGTGGCCCGTTCACGATTGGCGGTCGGGATGATGGCAACCACATGGGCCGGGATATCCCAGTCCGGGTAGGCGTCGAGCGTGGCGGTGACCTTCTGGCCGGTGCTCACACGGTTGATATAGGCCTCGTTGACATCGACCTCGATCTCGAGCGAGCCCATGTCGACGATCGTGCAGATGCCCGTACGGGTGAAGCCGCCGCCAGCCGAGATGGGCGATACCATCTCGCCCGGCTGGGCATTCTTGTCCGTCACCACGCCCGAGAAGGGCGCACGGACGGTGTGATTATCGAGCTGTTCTTCGGCGGCGCGCACGGTGATGGCGGCCACCTCGCGGTCAGCGCGGGCGGTGACAAGTTCGGCCTTCAGGCTGTCCACATCCGCCTTGGCGCGGGTCAGCGCTGCCTCGCTCGAGAAATCCTGGATATTCAGTTTCGACACGCGGTTCAGCACGCGCTCGGCTTCGGCGAGGTTTACTTCGACGGTGGCTATGCGCGAGGTGGCGGCCTTGAGCTGCGCGCGGGCGCGGTCCACATCGACGGTCGCAATGGCGCTGTCGAGTTTGGCAAGCACGGTGCCTTGCTCGACGGTCATGCCTTCCTCGACGAGGACATCGGTCAAGAGTCCGGTGATTTCAGCGGCCACCGTCGCCATGCGGCGCGCGGTGATATAGCCCGAGGCGCTGAGTACGGTTTCGCCGGCCGGCGTCACGGCCCGTGCCGGTTCGGCAGACGGGGCAGCGGGCGCTGCGACGGGCTCGGTTGCCGCCGCGCTATTGCTACCGTTTGTGCTGCTGCTGGCAGGCGTTGTGGCCTGCGGTGCTTCCTCGCTGCCGGTGCCCATGAAGGCTGCGGTGCCTGCGATGGCAAGGGCGGTGATGGTGGCGGCTGCCAGAAGCTGTTGCTTCGGCCCCAGCCCGCGCGCGGCTTTCGCCGTGCCCCGCTCGTCATTGTCAATACGGAGGGATTTCAAAAGATCGCTTTGGTCGTTCACTTGGCTGGCTCTCGTCTCTCGCTGTTGGTCAAGTCACCGGGGTCGGTTCCATTACGCTGGTCCGACCTTATTGGATGGGTACAGAGTAACAACTTGTCTCAACGAACGATATAGTTAACGCACATTTACTTCCACATGAAACCAAGTGCGACATTAACGCAACAATCTGAGGCATTTACAGCTTTGATCATACTGGCCGGTTTGACTTTAACCATGAATCGCGTTCTGATGTCAGGTGGGAAGACGTACCGGTCTGGGGAGGCCGGTTAAATTAGGGAGGAAACTATGATGACACGTACGACCGTGGCTCGTCTGCTTGCGTCCTCATGCCTTCTTGGCATGTCGAGCGCAGCGCTGGCGCAGGAAGCGGGCCAATCCGGCAATGATTTCACACTCGAAGAAATCGTCGTAACGGCACAGATGCGGAGCCAATCCGTGCAGGACGTGCCGATTGCCGTAACGGCCATGTCTGAAAACATGATGAAAATGGCAGGCGTCGATGACCTGAAGGAACTGGCGCAGTTGGCGCCCAGCCTGCAGGCATCCTCGACCAACAGCGAAGCCCAGGGCACCGTGATCCGCCTGCGCGGCATCGGTACGCAGGGTAACAACGCGGCGTTTGAATCCGCGGTCGGCGTCTTTATCGACGGTATCTACCGTTCGCGCGCCGGTGCAGCCCTCACTGAAATCCTTGATCTTGAGCGCGTTGAAGTGCTGCGCGGGCCGCAAGGCACGCTTTTCGGCCGCAACACTTCGGCCGGTGCCATCAATATCGTAACCAAGCAGCCCGAATTCGAAGCTGGCGGTTACCTTGAAGGCACCTATGGCAATTATAATGCGTTCGACGTTCGCGGCTCGGTAACCGGCCCGATTGTTGAAGACAAGCTCGCCTTCCGCCTTTCCTCGTCCTACGTGCAGCAGGACGGCTGGATGACCGACACGATTTCGGGCGATGACCTGAACTCCAAAGGCCGCTTCCAGCTGAAGGGCCAACTGCTTTGGACCCCGAACGAGGATGTGCGCCTGCGTGTGATCGCCGACTATCGCGACGTGGATGAGGATTGCTGCTATGCGGTGCCTTACGCCTATCGTGGCGGCATCGCCGGCACCATCATCAATGCCATCATGCCGGGCGCCCAGACGATGCCGGCAGATCCGGAATCCTATGAAGCCCAGATGACCTCGGGCCCGGATCGTCCGAACTACCAGAAGAGCAAGGACTGGGGCCTCGCCACGGACCTGAGCTGGCAGCTTGGCGAAGTCGAGCTGAAATGGATCAGTGCCTACCGCGAGTTTGAGTCCAACCGCGGCCAGGATATCGATTTCACCGGCGCCGACCTTCTGTATCTGAAGCAGCTCAACGATATCAACATGTTCACCCAGGAACTGCGCCTGTCGGGCCAGAACGGCCGACTGGACTGGGTTGTCGGTGCCTTCTATTCGGATGAGGAAATCGGTGTAGGTGGCGACCTGTTCCATGGTGCTGACTATGAAGCCTTCCTCAATGCCCGTACCGGCCCGCTGATCGCGGCCGTGTTCGCTGGCCCGACCGGTGGCCTTGTCACCAACTGGAGCAGCTATGTGAACGTCTTCTCGGGCGGCGCCATTCCGCCGGGTACCGGTTGGGGTGAAGGCACTGGCGTTTACGGCGATACCTGGCTTTCGAAGAACAAGTCCTACTCGCTCTTCACGCACAACGTGATTGAACTGAGCGACAAGCTGGACATGATCTTCGGCCTGCGTTTCACCCGTGATGAAAAGCATGCGGAATCGAACCTTTCGACCCCGAACACACCGGGTTGTAACTTCGCCCTGCCGCGGCTTGCCCAATTGCCGATTGCCGAAGCACCGCTTGGTGCGATCCTCGGCACCGATGACGTTCGCCGCGTGATCGACGTGCTCGCCACCCTCGGCTGCCTTGGCATCACCTCGGCTTCGTTCGATATCGCACCGGAAGACCAGGACCTGAACGACAGCGAATTCTCTGGCGTTCTCGGCCTCAGCTACCAGTTCGATGACGACACCATGATCTATGGTAACGTCGCGCACGGCTACAAGTCGGGCACGATCAACCTCGACCGCGCCGGTACGATCCTGACGCGTCCGGGCGACAATACCGATCCGCGGAACTATCTGAGCCCGCAGATCGGCGCCGAAGAAGTG
The Gimibacter soli DNA segment above includes these coding regions:
- a CDS encoding ABC transporter permease translates to MSDLYLIFKNLTRRKLRLSLTLFAIFVAFLIFGVLSSFNKAFNSGIELSADDRMVVVNKINFTQPLPIAYVNKARAIEGVDVLTWCNWFGGYYQDPKNFIAAMACDAETLLDVYPEIVLPEDQKKAFMANRQGLIAGQAIAVKFGWKVGDRIPMNSNIFSQKTGGTAWDFDVEGIYTGSTEQFDTNSVYFHYKYFDESRSFGKDYAGWLILRTTDPALNDKVANTIDTMFANSFFETSTDSEKAFNKAFIAQIGNIAMIVTSVVGAAFFTILLIVGNTMVLAIRERTGEIAVMKTLGFPAARIFKLVLGESLLLSLIGGLLGIGAAWLIVGGMKAALAGILPTLVLTPDVALTALAIMVGLGFLTGIVPALSAHRLNIITAMSRQ
- a CDS encoding ABC transporter ATP-binding protein — encoded protein: MTDNLFELKKVSKSFVKAKETISIFEGLDMTIKSGDFIAIMGPSGSGKTTLLNLLGGVDQPTSGEIHFDGKRIDNLSENGLAAWRAANVGFIFQFYNLMPMLSAAKNVELPLLLTGLGRSRRKASVEAALKLVGLDDRAGHLPKEMSGGQQQRVAIARAIVSDPKLMLCDEPTGDLDRATADEILKMLQLLNREFGKTIVMVTHDPEAAKYAKKTLHLDKGQFVKEELMA
- a CDS encoding efflux RND transporter periplasmic adaptor subunit gives rise to the protein MNDQSDLLKSLRIDNDERGTAKAARGLGPKQQLLAAATITALAIAGTAAFMGTGSEEAPQATTPASSSTNGSNSAAATEPVAAPAAPSAEPARAVTPAGETVLSASGYITARRMATVAAEITGLLTDVLVEEGMTVEQGTVLAKLDSAIATVDVDRARAQLKAATSRIATVEVNLAEAERVLNRVSKLNIQDFSSEAALTRAKADVDSLKAELVTARADREVAAITVRAAEEQLDNHTVRAPFSGVVTDKNAQPGEMVSPISAGGGFTRTGICTIVDMGSLEIEVDVNEAYINRVSTGQKVTATLDAYPDWDIPAHVVAIIPTANRERATVRVRIGIDTEDARILPEMGVKVAFLKA
- a CDS encoding TonB-dependent receptor → MMTRTTVARLLASSCLLGMSSAALAQEAGQSGNDFTLEEIVVTAQMRSQSVQDVPIAVTAMSENMMKMAGVDDLKELAQLAPSLQASSTNSEAQGTVIRLRGIGTQGNNAAFESAVGVFIDGIYRSRAGAALTEILDLERVEVLRGPQGTLFGRNTSAGAINIVTKQPEFEAGGYLEGTYGNYNAFDVRGSVTGPIVEDKLAFRLSSSYVQQDGWMTDTISGDDLNSKGRFQLKGQLLWTPNEDVRLRVIADYRDVDEDCCYAVPYAYRGGIAGTIINAIMPGAQTMPADPESYEAQMTSGPDRPNYQKSKDWGLATDLSWQLGEVELKWISAYREFESNRGQDIDFTGADLLYLKQLNDINMFTQELRLSGQNGRLDWVVGAFYSDEEIGVGGDLFHGADYEAFLNARTGPLIAAVFAGPTGGLVTNWSSYVNVFSGGAIPPGTGWGEGTGVYGDTWLSKNKSYSLFTHNVIELSDKLDMIFGLRFTRDEKHAESNLSTPNTPGCNFALPRLAQLPIAEAPLGAILGTDDVRRVIDVLATLGCLGITSASFDIAPEDQDLNDSEFSGVLGLSYQFDDDTMIYGNVAHGYKSGTINLDRAGTILTRPGDNTDPRNYLSPQIGAEEVDSFEIGMKKTMFDNRAQVNVALYYMDFDNFQLNTFNGSNFLPEAIEDVKTKGFEIETQARFSESFDMMLGVAYSKADYGDNLPATVNILKNDRFGTAYPEVSGLSGQQLTNAPRWVLTSGATWHKEVSDGMEFFISGNVRYQTKINTGSDLDPEKLQKGFALVNSRVGIQDVDGKWSVELWANNLFNQFYQQNAFDIPLQADDGFGAFLGQPRMYGITGRFRF